The following are encoded in a window of Acidobacteriota bacterium genomic DNA:
- a CDS encoding Gfo/Idh/MocA family oxidoreductase, protein MASAIRIGIVGAGDNTRVRHIPGLQAQEGVEIVSVCNRSQASSQRVAEEFGIPTIHDNWRELVASDEIDAVVIGTWPYLHCPITLAALEAGKHVMTEARMAMDAGQARLMLEESQANPHLVTQIVPSPITLTVDGMIRKLVAEGYLGEILAVDVTNNANSFLDRSGPLHWRHDRNLSGMNILAMGIWYEALMRWVGEAVEVMAMTQVNVTQRSTAGGALQTITIPDHVDILAKMACGAQARMQFSAVTGLAASISRTWLFGSEGTLCYDLDADQLSGGKRGDSDLAPIAIPAELEGSWRVEEEFINAIRGEEKISHTSFEDGLKYMQFTEAVTRSARSGVSISVQDMG, encoded by the coding sequence ATGGCATCGGCCATTCGCATCGGCATCGTAGGCGCGGGCGACAATACCCGCGTGCGTCACATTCCAGGACTGCAGGCCCAGGAGGGCGTCGAGATCGTTTCCGTCTGCAACCGTAGCCAGGCCTCCAGCCAACGGGTGGCCGAGGAGTTCGGCATCCCCACCATTCACGACAATTGGCGGGAGCTGGTCGCCTCGGACGAGATCGACGCGGTCGTGATCGGCACCTGGCCCTATCTCCACTGCCCCATCACCCTGGCGGCCCTGGAGGCCGGCAAGCACGTGATGACCGAGGCCCGCATGGCCATGGACGCCGGCCAGGCCCGGCTGATGCTGGAGGAATCCCAGGCCAACCCACACCTGGTGACCCAGATCGTTCCCTCCCCCATCACCTTGACGGTGGACGGCATGATCCGGAAGCTGGTGGCCGAAGGCTACCTGGGCGAAATCCTGGCGGTGGACGTCACCAACAACGCCAACAGCTTCCTGGACCGATCCGGCCCACTGCACTGGCGCCACGATCGCAACCTGAGCGGTATGAACATTCTGGCCATGGGGATCTGGTACGAGGCCCTGATGCGCTGGGTGGGCGAAGCCGTCGAGGTCATGGCCATGACCCAGGTCAACGTCACCCAGCGCTCTACTGCGGGGGGAGCACTGCAGACTATCACCATCCCCGACCACGTGGACATCCTGGCGAAGATGGCCTGCGGGGCCCAGGCACGAATGCAGTTCAGCGCGGTGACCGGGCTGGCCGCCTCGATTTCCAGGACCTGGCTGTTCGGCAGCGAAGGCACTCTTTGCTACGATCTGGATGCCGATCAACTGTCAGGTGGAAAGCGGGGGGACAGCGATCTCGCGCCGATCGCCATCCCGGCTGAACTGGAAGGAAGCTGGCGGGTGGAGGAGGAGTTCATCAATGCCATCCGGGGCGAGGAAAAAATCTCTCACACCAGCTTCGAGGATGGCCTCAAGT
- a CDS encoding methylated-DNA--[protein]-cysteine S-methyltransferase, with product MSVENNPRIDCHIGDSPLGRLLIAATSQELCSLMWGDRDQELLEALERRFGRHTLGPGLERPERWFEPVNRFLGGEPVDLSFPLEPGGTAFQRTVWRRLREIPLGQTLTYASLAKALGNPGGVRAVASACAANPVALLIPCHRVVRSDGGLGGYRWGLQRKRRLLSLEASMAEDGPWKLTAPAGPERVGAALPDPLSERGSHQESGNP from the coding sequence ATGAGCGTCGAAAACAACCCGCGGATCGACTGCCACATTGGCGACTCGCCCTTGGGACGACTGTTGATTGCGGCCACTTCGCAGGAGCTGTGCAGCCTGATGTGGGGAGACCGAGATCAGGAGCTTCTCGAGGCCCTGGAGAGGCGGTTTGGGCGGCACACCCTCGGTCCCGGCCTGGAGAGACCGGAACGGTGGTTCGAACCCGTCAACCGATTTCTCGGGGGAGAACCGGTCGACCTGTCTTTCCCGCTCGAACCGGGGGGAACGGCTTTTCAGCGAACCGTCTGGCGCCGGCTCCGGGAGATTCCGCTCGGCCAGACCCTGACCTATGCAAGCCTGGCGAAGGCCTTGGGCAATCCAGGCGGTGTCCGGGCAGTGGCCAGCGCCTGCGCCGCCAATCCGGTGGCCCTGCTCATCCCCTGTCACCGGGTTGTTCGCAGCGACGGTGGGCTGGGAGGCTATCGCTGGGGACTGCAGCGGAAGCGCAGGCTGCTGAGCCTGGAAGCGTCCATGGCGGAAGACGGCCCCTGGAAGCTGACCGCACCCGCCGGGCCGGAGCGGGTGGGCGCCGCGCTCCCTGACCCTCTTTCGGAACGCGGATCCCACCAGGAAAGCGGCAACCCGTGA